The bacterium genome has a window encoding:
- a CDS encoding aminotransferase class III-fold pyridoxal phosphate-dependent enzyme — translation MDEPGVVSSHVLYRAGPAGRVRAARAAGASIYDVEGRRYLDGSSGPLASNLGHSLPEIVAAITEQLGRMTFAHGSTFSSDAQERAADLVIRFAPPGFTRVFFVSGGSEATETAIKLARQYWVDAGRPRKYKVVSKRASYHGATLGALSASGFAARRAPYDPLLLPFPQIPEVHCRRCPFGLTYGRCQIECATALDDTIRREGADTVAAFIAEPVSGAANGAVVPPPEYFPLIRQICDRHDVLFIADEVMTGFGRTGANFALDHWHVAPDIIVCAKGLGAGYVPVGAVIAHERISEQIFRTSGRFVHGYTYAGNPLAWATAVAVLTYIETHDLVAAARRKGEILRRELETLSPLRGVVEIRGLGLMWGVEFAVPPDHPAASAPGEAVVAAAFRNGLLVYPSGGALPGSTVNQILVGPPLTVTPSEIAELGALLRQSVAEALAR, via the coding sequence ATGGACGAACCCGGGGTGGTCTCGAGCCACGTGCTGTATCGGGCCGGTCCCGCCGGTCGCGTTCGCGCGGCGCGCGCGGCCGGCGCGTCCATCTACGACGTCGAGGGGCGGCGGTACCTCGACGGTTCCTCGGGCCCGCTCGCCTCGAACCTCGGGCACAGTCTCCCCGAGATCGTGGCGGCGATCACGGAGCAATTGGGACGCATGACCTTTGCGCACGGCTCCACGTTCAGTAGCGACGCCCAAGAGCGTGCGGCCGACCTCGTGATCCGATTCGCGCCGCCAGGGTTCACGCGCGTGTTCTTCGTCTCGGGAGGCAGCGAGGCCACCGAAACGGCCATCAAACTGGCCCGGCAGTATTGGGTCGACGCCGGACGCCCCCGCAAGTACAAGGTCGTCAGCAAACGGGCGAGTTATCATGGGGCGACGCTGGGGGCGCTGTCGGCATCCGGGTTTGCCGCGCGCAGGGCCCCTTATGATCCGCTGTTGCTCCCGTTCCCCCAGATTCCCGAGGTCCATTGCCGGCGGTGCCCGTTCGGCCTTACGTACGGCCGGTGTCAGATCGAATGCGCGACCGCGCTCGACGACACCATCCGCCGGGAAGGGGCGGACACCGTGGCCGCGTTCATCGCTGAGCCCGTGTCGGGGGCCGCCAACGGGGCGGTCGTCCCCCCTCCGGAGTACTTCCCCCTCATCCGCCAGATCTGCGACCGGCACGACGTCTTGTTCATTGCCGACGAGGTCATGACCGGGTTTGGACGGACCGGGGCCAACTTTGCGCTCGATCACTGGCACGTCGCCCCCGACATCATCGTGTGCGCGAAGGGGTTGGGGGCCGGCTACGTCCCCGTCGGCGCCGTCATCGCCCACGAGCGGATCAGCGAGCAGATCTTTCGAACATCCGGCCGGTTCGTACACGGCTACACGTACGCGGGCAACCCGCTGGCGTGGGCCACAGCCGTCGCCGTCCTCACCTATATCGAGACGCACGACCTGGTCGCCGCGGCGAGACGGAAAGGCGAGATCCTGCGCCGCGAACTGGAAACCCTCAGTCCCTTGCGCGGCGTGGTGGAGATCCGTGGGTTGGGGTTGATGTGGGGAGTGGAATTCGCCGTGCCCCCGGATCACCCCGCCGCATCGGCGCCGGGCGAGGCCGTCGTCGCGGCGGCGTTTCGAAACGGGCTCCTGGTCTACCCTTCGGGCGGCGCGCTGCCTGGGTCGACCGTCAACCAGATTCTCGTCGGGCCGCCCCTGACCGTGACCCCATCGGAGATCGCCGAACTGGGCGCCCTGCTCCGGCAGAGCGTCGCGGAGGCGCTCGCCCGCTAA